The sequence CAGGGCAACGCCTTTAAGATTATATAGCTTAACCAGTTGATATAGTTGGCTGTGGGTTTGGCTATCTGGTACGTAGGCAACAAAGCGGTCATTATGGTTGGTGTATTCAAACGTAATGGTTCCAGAGTTGTGGCGATAGCTACTGTATAATGCCAGATACTTTGGTATTGACTTCATGGTGATAACAGTATAGTATCTGTCATTTTTCCACATATACCCGTATGCAGGGATACCTAACCACACTCGCTGTGGTTTGAAATATTGTAGTATATACTCAATATTTTTCTTTGTCCATTGTATGCTTGTCACTGGACCTGGTTTTGTTTTAGGATTATGAAGGTCGTAGCACATCACAACCACTTCATCAAGATACGCGGAAAGAAGCGCACAGTCGTGGAATGCCGAATGGGTTGGATTGAATTCAATCTGTGGAAAGATTGCTGCTGAAAGCTTAATGTCAGGAGCTATCGCCCTGAAATGTTTTAAAAATTGTGCAAAGGCGGGAGCGTAGTGTCCTGGTAGATATTCAAAATCAAAATGGCATCCCCACCACTTGTTGGTACGTACTGCTGCAGAAAGTGCTTGTATAGTTTTTTCCCAGTGCTGCGGATGAGTTAAAAATGCAATGCCATCCTTGACGCTAGTGAAAGTAATATGCGGGAGTAGTGCTATA is a genomic window of Spirochaetota bacterium containing:
- a CDS encoding glycosyl hydrolase family 18 protein, with protein sequence LPYQKHIQYWEKRFTSCTVLCFTGITINATECTIPQFTNETTLFKKAHEHTIALLPHITFTSVKDGIAFLTHPQHWEKTIQALSAAVRTNKWWGCHFDFEYLPGHYAPAFAQFLKHFRAIAPDIKLSAAIFPQIEFNPTHSAFHDCALLSAYLDEVVVMCYDLHNPKTKPGPVTSIQWTKKNIEYILQYFKPQRVWLGIPAYGYMWKNDRYYTVITMKSIPKYLALYSSYRHNSGTITFEYTNHNDRFVAYVPDSQTHSQLYQLVKLYNLKGVALWRLGFE